The sequence ATGGAAACCATTGCTTCAGTGCGGTTGCCCGCTCATCGGCAGTCAACGCTGGAAGTTCACGCATCTGAAATATCTTGGACGGGCCACTAATCTTGCCAAACGAGTGATACTCATGGCCGTCGGCAACACAGACCGACCCCAACTGCAGCGGTGGGTTCTTTTCCGGACGGTAAGCACCGCACAATCCGACAACTACGATGCGCCGTGGAAGCAACTGCTCGCAAATCTGTGTGATTTTGACAGCCGAACGCACGCCGCCCATTGCCTCAGTTGTAACAACACCAATACGCAGACCGTCACGCTCCATCATACCCAACGCATCATCGTCTGGGAACAACGGATCTCTTGGCAAGTGTCGAGGCTCTGCCCCAGAACACAAGTCGACATTTCCAAGAAGATAGCGAACTAGGAAGTAGCGCTCCTCCCAAAGCGCAGTGAAGAAGACGAGATCATAGCGAGTTCCGCTCACGGGGAATATCCCTCCTGCGCTGTCGGTTGAACGTTCAGGGTGCCGCCATTGAACGAAAAGACGGTGTTGCACTGGCGCTTTACCCACTCGCGATTGTGGGTCGCTACGATTGCCGCAGCCACTCTCCCAGAAACGAAAGACCGAGTGAGTTCATCAGAGATGGACTTCAGTTCCTCATCAAGTGACGCTTGATGTTCATCGAGCAAGAGTATGCTTGGCCCTCCGAGGATGGCGGTGATGATAGCCAGAAGTTGGCGTTGGCCTCCAGAGAGCGTTCGGGTCACCAACTCCTTACGTGGTTCGACGAAAGCCGCAGCTTTCTCCGAAAAGCTACGCACGGATTCCAGAACGTGCTGAGTACTAGGCAAGCCCAGCGACAATCGGGCGTTGCGGCGGGTGGCCAATGCCAGCGTTTCCTCCACGGTCAGTTCCGAGGCGAGCGACTTGTAGCTTTCCTGATGGACACGACCGATGAGACGCGCCCGAGTGTGGGGTGGCGCGTTGGTGGCGTTCCTGCCGTCAAGGAAGACCTTTCCGGATGTGGGGCTGAGTTCGCCGGCTATGATCCGTAACAGGGTAGTCTTGCCGCAGCCGTTTGGCCCCATTAAGGCAATCGTGTCGCCCGGGGATATCGTCAGCGACACATCGTCCAAGACCCTCAGCGGGACGTCGGCCGGGCGGTCAAACTCTTTGGTCAGGTTCTCGACCTTAATCAAGTAGTTTGTGTCGTTCATCTCTACTCAAAGCAAGAAGGGTTATGGTAATCAATCCCGTGCCAAGCTTCACATCTGTTGACGATACTCCTATCGAGTAGGCCAATCCCACCGAAAGTTGGTAAAATACCATCCCGACTGGAGCGGCAAGAAGCTGCGCAAGGAGGGAATTGCGCCCGCATATCTTTTCGCCGATGATCAGGGACGCAATACCAATGATGATGGTTCCTGTTCCCAGCGAGACATCGGCAAAGCCGAACTTCAGGGCAAGCAGCGCTCCGGCGGCGGCAACCGAACCACCTGCCAGGGCCACAAGCAGGAGCCGGTACCGCGCGGGGTTTCGGGCGATGGCGGTTAGATACTCCGGGGAGCTGCCGGTCGAGCGGAGGGCAGTACCGAGTTCGGTCTTGAAGAAGACGAATACAGCCAGCCACGCGCAACCAGCCAGCACAAGCAAGATGGCGATGCGAGCATGCGGTACGGCAAATGCAGACTCCATTACGCCGTAGACCGGCAGGTTGGCCCGGCCCAGAACGCGCAAGTTCAGCGAGTACAGGATCGTGAGAATCAGGACGCTGGCAAGAAGTGGATTGATCCTCAACCGGCTGGCAATGGTCGCGGTAACCGCACCAATCAGCATTCCTGCGGCCACGGCACCCACAAGAGCGAGCGGGATACTCCAACCTGCGAGAAACAGTCTCGCGAATACGACTGCGCCAAACGCAAAGACTCCATCAACGGACAGGTCGGGAAATCCAGCAAACCTGAAAGTGAGGATCGCCGCGAAAGCCACGAAGGACAAAATACAGGTCAACTCAACTATGGAAAGCAGTTGGTACATATTGCTTCGCTATCGGACCATGATCCCACCACAGTGCCCGCAGTTGCATCTAAACGGAGTCGGAATAGAATCCTCTGTCGTACGGTAGTCGCAGACGATTTCCTCCCCGACCCGGATTGGACGGATTGATAGGAGTTGAACCGTTGTCCCGTCAAATCGCAAGGTCGTGTTCGGGACGCAAGAATGGTTCTCCCAACGCAGGAGGTCCTCCAGAAGATGCTCCGTAGCCGTCCGCTGGAGGCTTCCATAGACGGCATACACGGTTGTTGTGTAGTCGTCGGATTCGTAGATGACGGTGTTGCTGGGTATTGCCTTCCGCGCAAACATGCCCTTGCCGTGGATTCGCGACGAACGCGCAGCAAGCGGATAGTGTTGCACCTTGCCTGCCACAACGCTCATTTGCCATCTCCTTCGCTAATGCTGTCATACGTCTGCTTTGCTGCCGTGCGAACCGCATCTGGGATCTTCACGCCCATCCTTTCGGCCGCCGCCAAGTTGACGTGCAGGTCCCCACCCTGAGTGTATTTCACCGGCAGACTCACAACCTTCTCGCCACGGGCGATAGCGGCGATCAGTTTCGCCGCGTCGCGACCGACGTTGTAGTAGTTCTGCCCGAGGGCCGCAATGGCACCACGTTGTACGGACGAGTAGTCGCCGGCAAACAGCGGGAGTTTATTCTCAATGGCAAACGCAACCAGAGCAGGGAAGGACTTCGTTATAGTCACATCGTTTGCCGTAAATAGGCAGTCAACCTGCCCTTTGAAAAGCGGTAGCGCCATGGCCACCTCGGCGGCCGAGTGCACCGGCTTCTCGACGAGTTCAATGCCCTTTGCCCTGGCGTGATCGCGGATCAAGGGCATCGTCGCCGCAGAACTCGGGTCGTTCGGATCGAAAAGGATCC is a genomic window of Candidatus Hydrogenedentota bacterium containing:
- a CDS encoding ATP-binding cassette domain-containing protein, whose amino-acid sequence is MNDTNYLIKVENLTKEFDRPADVPLRVLDDVSLTISPGDTIALMGPNGCGKTTLLRIIAGELSPTSGKVFLDGRNATNAPPHTRARLIGRVHQESYKSLASELTVEETLALATRRNARLSLGLPSTQHVLESVRSFSEKAAAFVEPRKELVTRTLSGGQRQLLAIITAILGGPSILLLDEHQASLDEELKSISDELTRSFVSGRVAAAIVATHNREWVKRQCNTVFSFNGGTLNVQPTAQEGYSP
- a CDS encoding ABC transporter permease, which produces MYQLLSIVELTCILSFVAFAAILTFRFAGFPDLSVDGVFAFGAVVFARLFLAGWSIPLALVGAVAAGMLIGAVTATIASRLRINPLLASVLILTILYSLNLRVLGRANLPVYGVMESAFAVPHARIAILLVLAGCAWLAVFVFFKTELGTALRSTGSSPEYLTAIARNPARYRLLLVALAGGSVAAAGALLALKFGFADVSLGTGTIIIGIASLIIGEKICGRNSLLAQLLAAPVGMVFYQLSVGLAYSIGVSSTDVKLGTGLITITLLALSRDERHKLLD
- a CDS encoding SET domain-containing protein-lysine N-methyltransferase, with product MSVVAGKVQHYPLAARSSRIHGKGMFARKAIPSNTVIYESDDYTTTVYAVYGSLQRTATEHLLEDLLRWENHSCVPNTTLRFDGTTVQLLSIRPIRVGEEIVCDYRTTEDSIPTPFRCNCGHCGGIMVR
- a CDS encoding ABC transporter substrate-binding protein codes for the protein MKAKRVVLGVVVALVMAVAILWLNRQTAGSVHVGIIEPMVHVAISDITRGIEEGLKAESDAMFEVSVRNANGDAATIPQLIAQFKDTGIQIFVPIFTGTSQATKKSVGDKPIVFAAVTDPVAADLVSNPKAPEGSITGVSDLWPIGSQFDLIRQILPGTSRMGILFDPNDPSSAATMPLIRDHARAKGIELVEKPVHSAAEVAMALPLFKGQVDCLFTANDVTITKSFPALVAFAIENKLPLFAGDYSSVQRGAIAALGQNYYNVGRDAAKLIAAIARGEKVVSLPVKYTQGGDLHVNLAAAERMGVKIPDAVRTAAKQTYDSISEGDGK